From Microbacterium sp. YJN-G, a single genomic window includes:
- a CDS encoding DUF3107 domain-containing protein, whose product MEIRIGIVNTGRELSFDTSASADEVRAQVTSALEQNVSHLNFTDAKGSSYIVPTANLAYIELGTEESRRVGFVA is encoded by the coding sequence GTGGAAATCCGCATCGGCATCGTCAACACCGGTCGTGAACTGAGCTTCGACACGTCCGCCAGCGCCGACGAGGTGCGCGCGCAGGTCACCTCCGCGCTGGAGCAGAACGTCAGCCACCTGAACTTCACCGACGCCAAGGGCAGCTCGTACATCGTCCCGACCGCGAACCTCGCCTACATCGAGCTGGGCACCGAGGAGTCGCGCCGCGTCGGCTTCGTCGCCTGA
- a CDS encoding ATP-dependent helicase gives MTEDAAQHAVVHAAATASGVIIGAPGTGKTTALVDRVVHLLADGLRPEEVLILTPSRQAATALRDRVGVRTDQATPGALARSLGSFAFQIVRGAMVRAGDDPPALLTGADQDRIIAELLAGDVEDGIIDWPDALSAPARGSKAFRSELRAFLAECTELGAEPAELRDSGDDAWAAAAEFLQQYRQVLDGMRVAHRDAADLLAEATAILRHADAATLGPLAQLRAVLIDDAQELTRGGVDLVLALRDRGVAVMAFGDPDISSGAFRGASPELFSRLATELGDVVVLETPHRQDAALTALTRTVTQAIGVAGRVEHRRAPVPQDAEDADAADAADAADAAVTSFVAASPYEELDRIAGTLRDWHLSHGVAWQDMAVIAHDTRQVATLETELAAREIPTRAAGVQRPLGDEGVVRDLVGIVELALLPIEDRTPARLEEAMLSPFGGMDAIGLRRLRARLRHQELAEEGSTPARELLRRAMIEQLPLALIDAPEARAASRFAKTLAEMTVAADSGETIHELLWRAWDAARAVDGRLLQTVWRETALQATGGETARALDALVALFDAAKRFVERTPQEKPERFVRDILGSEVPEDTLSTPDRPGRVTLLTPATALGTQFDAVVVAGVQDGVWPNVRLRGGMLHTWRLADALIAQRTGVEIPAPGMLDRRRSALHDELRLFVRAVSRARSRLLVTAVDDDDLTPSPFFAFLPPPEPPERHPAAEHPLTLRGLVARHRRTLTSTAPDTAKRHAAAQLAVLAREGVPGAAPEQWYGIAAPSTDTPLRDLAIEAARVSPSKMETFEECGLGWVISALGGDSVLPPAAGIGTIIHEAMEKSPEGDLERLRAVLAEHWPELDFETEWIGRKERRRADLFVDRLHSYLGEVRRDGGRVVASEVEFRFAVEVAGEPADGVPAVVTLPPEAGAAPGQAVIHGFIDRVEVYPAGAGEHQDARGRGWAPMEGGERVVVIDLKTGKKEARESATDGKVTGHAQLAAYQIAVQQGLVAGADPAALGGARLVMLADTLAKSDYRVAHQHTLDDETRAQFLQRVADTARGMSAGSFTAQVEAHCADTQARVKDCRIHAIPAVSA, from the coding sequence ATGACAGAGGATGCCGCACAGCACGCCGTCGTGCACGCCGCCGCGACGGCATCCGGGGTCATCATCGGCGCGCCGGGCACCGGCAAGACCACCGCGCTCGTGGACCGCGTCGTCCACCTGCTCGCCGACGGCCTGCGGCCGGAGGAGGTGCTGATCCTCACCCCGAGCCGCCAGGCCGCGACCGCACTGCGCGACCGGGTGGGCGTGCGCACCGACCAGGCCACACCCGGGGCGCTGGCGCGCTCACTCGGATCCTTCGCATTCCAGATCGTGCGCGGTGCGATGGTGCGCGCGGGCGATGACCCGCCCGCGCTGCTCACGGGTGCGGATCAGGACCGCATCATCGCCGAGCTGCTCGCCGGCGACGTGGAGGACGGCATCATCGACTGGCCGGACGCCCTGAGTGCGCCCGCACGCGGCAGCAAGGCGTTCCGTTCCGAACTGCGGGCATTCCTCGCGGAGTGCACCGAGCTGGGCGCCGAACCGGCCGAGCTGCGCGACAGCGGCGACGACGCCTGGGCCGCAGCGGCAGAGTTCCTGCAGCAGTACCGTCAGGTGCTCGACGGCATGCGCGTCGCACACCGCGACGCGGCCGACCTCCTGGCGGAGGCGACCGCGATCCTGCGACACGCGGATGCCGCGACGCTGGGGCCGCTCGCGCAGCTGAGGGCCGTGCTGATCGACGACGCGCAGGAGCTCACCCGCGGTGGCGTCGATCTCGTACTCGCACTGCGTGACAGGGGAGTGGCCGTGATGGCGTTCGGCGACCCCGACATCTCATCGGGCGCGTTCCGGGGCGCGAGCCCCGAGCTGTTCTCCCGTCTGGCCACCGAACTCGGCGACGTGGTGGTGCTCGAGACGCCGCACCGGCAGGATGCCGCACTGACGGCGCTCACCCGCACGGTCACGCAGGCGATCGGCGTCGCGGGCCGGGTCGAGCACCGTCGCGCCCCCGTGCCGCAGGACGCGGAGGATGCGGATGCCGCGGATGCCGCTGATGCCGCTGATGCCGCCGTGACGAGCTTCGTGGCCGCGTCTCCGTATGAGGAGCTCGATCGCATCGCGGGCACGCTGCGCGACTGGCACCTCTCACACGGCGTGGCCTGGCAGGACATGGCGGTGATCGCCCACGACACCCGCCAGGTCGCGACGCTCGAGACCGAGCTGGCGGCGCGCGAGATCCCGACCAGGGCCGCCGGCGTGCAGCGGCCACTGGGCGACGAGGGCGTCGTGCGCGATCTGGTCGGCATAGTGGAACTGGCGCTGCTGCCGATCGAGGACCGCACTCCCGCGCGGCTCGAGGAGGCCATGCTCTCGCCGTTCGGAGGCATGGATGCGATCGGACTGCGCCGCCTGCGCGCGCGCCTGCGGCACCAGGAGCTGGCCGAGGAGGGGTCCACACCCGCCCGTGAGCTGCTGCGGCGCGCCATGATCGAGCAGCTGCCGCTCGCGCTCATCGACGCTCCGGAGGCCAGGGCCGCGTCGCGCTTCGCGAAGACCCTCGCCGAGATGACCGTCGCCGCCGACAGCGGCGAGACGATCCACGAGCTGCTCTGGCGGGCGTGGGACGCTGCGAGGGCGGTCGACGGACGCTTGCTGCAGACGGTGTGGCGCGAGACGGCGCTGCAGGCCACTGGCGGGGAGACCGCCCGGGCACTCGATGCGCTCGTGGCGCTGTTCGACGCGGCCAAGCGGTTCGTCGAGCGCACACCGCAGGAGAAGCCGGAGCGCTTCGTGCGCGACATCCTGGGCAGCGAGGTTCCAGAGGACACGCTGTCCACTCCCGACCGGCCGGGCCGGGTGACGCTGCTCACCCCGGCGACCGCGCTGGGCACGCAGTTCGACGCCGTGGTGGTCGCCGGCGTGCAGGACGGCGTCTGGCCGAACGTGCGCCTGCGCGGCGGCATGCTGCACACCTGGCGGCTGGCGGACGCCCTGATCGCGCAGCGCACGGGCGTCGAGATCCCGGCGCCGGGAATGCTCGACCGACGGCGCAGCGCCCTGCACGACGAGTTGCGGCTGTTCGTGCGCGCGGTGTCCCGCGCGCGCAGCCGGCTGCTGGTCACCGCGGTCGACGACGATGACCTGACCCCGAGCCCGTTCTTCGCGTTCCTGCCGCCGCCCGAGCCACCCGAGCGTCATCCTGCCGCCGAGCATCCGCTCACCCTGCGCGGTCTGGTCGCCAGGCATCGGCGCACGCTCACCTCCACCGCGCCCGACACCGCGAAGCGGCACGCCGCGGCGCAACTCGCGGTGCTGGCCCGCGAGGGCGTGCCCGGAGCGGCACCCGAGCAGTGGTACGGCATCGCGGCGCCCTCGACCGACACACCCCTGCGCGACCTCGCGATCGAGGCCGCCCGGGTGTCGCCATCGAAGATGGAAACGTTCGAGGAGTGCGGGCTGGGCTGGGTGATCTCGGCGCTCGGCGGCGACAGCGTGCTTCCGCCGGCGGCGGGCATCGGCACGATCATCCACGAGGCGATGGAGAAGAGCCCCGAGGGCGACCTGGAGCGGCTGCGGGCCGTGCTCGCCGAGCACTGGCCCGAGCTCGACTTCGAGACCGAGTGGATCGGGCGCAAGGAGCGCCGCCGCGCCGACCTGTTCGTCGACCGGCTGCACAGCTACCTCGGCGAGGTGCGGCGCGACGGCGGCCGGGTCGTCGCGAGCGAGGTGGAGTTCCGCTTCGCCGTCGAGGTGGCAGGCGAACCCGCCGACGGGGTGCCGGCGGTCGTGACCCTGCCGCCGGAGGCGGGGGCAGCCCCGGGACAGGCCGTGATCCATGGATTCATCGACCGGGTCGAGGTCTACCCCGCTGGGGCGGGCGAGCATCAGGATGCCCGCGGGCGGGGCTGGGCGCCCATGGAAGGTGGAGAGCGAGTCGTGGTCATCGACCTCAAGACGGGTAAGAAGGAGGCGAGGGAATCGGCGACGGACGGAAAGGTGACCGGGCACGCGCAGCTCGCCGCCTACCAGATCGCAGTGCAGCAGGGGCTTGTCGCCGGTGCCGATCCCGCAGCGCTCGGGGGTGCCCGTCTGGTCATGCTCGCCGACACCCTGGCCAAGAGCGACTACCGGGTCGCGCACCAGCACACCCTCGATGATGAGACGAGGGCGCAGTTCCTGCAGCGCGTGGCCGATACCGCCAGGGGCATGTCGGCGGGCAGCTTCACCGCCCAGGTCGAGGCGCACTGCGCCGACACCCAGGCACGCGTCAAGGACTGCCGCATCCATGCGATCCCGGCGGTGAGCGCATGA
- a CDS encoding ATP-dependent DNA helicase translates to MTPAASTATDVGSDAIGADSDAFGAEATGSGSGNGWPHPPRISATDVAAALGLPTPTPAQQRVIEAPAAPALVVAGAGSGKTETMSGRVVWLVANDLVRRDEILGLTFTRKAAGELAERIGARLAVIDEYGRRGLLGHLPEIVAAGDLRRVDDAVPGRQRELVRSHVLDELAARYRTGWDPATPRTAEDLMIRPRVSTYNAFADAIVREHAARIGRDADVAMLSQAASWMLAREVVLRADLPELEQIDFAVNTVVDAVQRLAGDALDHRADLDRAGRIAVDTAASFDLYRSGNETIDRAAANLLALPTLAALVREYIAEKQRRGVLDFADQVSGAYDIVESAPDVRAELREQHRVVLLDEYQDTSVIQTRFLAELFRDSAVMAVGDPHQSIYGWRGASADNLYAFSRSFAGEQQTRTYSLMTSWRNDSSILDIANRVLEPLQRPGLDVPPLEPRPGAGAGVVDVRFAFTVDDEAAEVARWFAERRAVHAASADPGEKPHTGAILFRSKRHMQTFAGALAAEGIPHRILGLGGLLATPEVVDVVSVLRAVHDPNAGSALIRLLVGPRFGIGVADMAALYDLASELSRRDSALLPLPDDLRARIRSSRGADEAVSIVDAVDVVRSLRDDYRLLEGITPEGRARLRAAGEMLERLRRAATQPIPELIRMIELELRLDIELATNETRGPARVAATQLRAFADEVRAFLSADQRGTIGSLIAWLDKAESTDELMPRPEPPEPGVVQLLTIHGSKGLEWDAVAVVRMVDDELPSRVNDTSGWFGFGMLPFALRGDADALPVFAWSPPPYDPAEPVKSVKAGIASLTSSSKAAPGALTVFKGEYRDYQRQEERRLAYVAVTRARTDLLLTGAHWAGQKSPRTPSPYLLEAIDVLGLEPIGTVDTDDNPYAGAGMTTQWPLDPLGGRRAVVTTAAEFVRDALDRADDIEPSVELSRLLAEREARMRGVDAAPPTRLPASRFKDYITDFDGTLGRIVRPMPERPYRQTRLGTLFHAWVERRSEQVGVGARIDEGLWEIDDDAPESADVSAADAADLDRLQQTFEQSEWASLRPIAVEIEIDFAFADGHIVICKLDAVYRRDDRGGRIEIVDWKTGRAPRTAQEREERMLQLALYRLAYHRRFGVPLDEIDVALYYVADDLVIRGDRVYSEAELVQRWSAARAAR, encoded by the coding sequence ATGACGCCCGCCGCCTCGACGGCGACCGACGTCGGCAGCGACGCCATCGGTGCCGACAGCGACGCCTTCGGCGCCGAGGCAACGGGCTCCGGCTCGGGTAACGGCTGGCCGCATCCGCCGCGCATCTCCGCCACCGACGTCGCGGCAGCCCTCGGACTGCCCACCCCGACGCCGGCGCAGCAGCGCGTGATCGAGGCGCCCGCGGCGCCCGCGCTCGTGGTCGCCGGCGCCGGAAGCGGCAAGACAGAGACCATGTCCGGCCGGGTCGTGTGGCTCGTCGCGAACGACCTCGTGCGACGCGACGAGATCCTGGGGCTCACATTCACCCGCAAGGCCGCCGGTGAGCTCGCCGAGCGCATCGGCGCCAGACTTGCGGTGATCGACGAGTACGGCCGCCGGGGTCTGCTCGGTCATCTGCCCGAGATCGTCGCCGCCGGCGATCTGCGCCGTGTCGACGACGCGGTTCCCGGGCGGCAGCGCGAGCTGGTGCGCTCACATGTGCTCGACGAGCTCGCCGCGCGATACCGCACCGGATGGGATCCGGCCACACCGCGCACCGCGGAGGATCTGATGATCCGGCCGCGGGTGTCGACCTACAACGCGTTCGCCGACGCCATCGTGCGCGAGCACGCGGCGCGCATCGGCCGTGACGCCGATGTGGCGATGCTGAGCCAGGCCGCGTCGTGGATGCTCGCCCGCGAGGTGGTGCTGCGCGCCGATCTGCCCGAGCTCGAGCAGATCGATTTCGCCGTCAACACCGTCGTCGACGCGGTGCAGCGGCTGGCGGGCGACGCGCTCGATCATCGCGCCGACCTCGACCGGGCCGGTCGGATCGCGGTCGACACGGCGGCGTCCTTCGACCTCTACCGCAGCGGCAACGAGACGATCGACAGGGCCGCGGCCAACCTGCTCGCGCTGCCGACCCTCGCCGCACTGGTGCGCGAGTACATCGCCGAGAAGCAGCGCAGGGGCGTGCTGGACTTCGCCGACCAGGTCAGCGGAGCCTACGACATCGTCGAATCCGCACCCGACGTGCGGGCAGAGCTGCGCGAGCAGCACCGCGTCGTGCTGCTCGACGAATACCAGGACACCTCGGTCATCCAGACGCGGTTCCTCGCCGAGCTGTTCCGCGACTCCGCCGTCATGGCGGTCGGCGACCCGCACCAGTCCATCTACGGCTGGCGTGGCGCGAGCGCCGACAACCTGTACGCGTTCTCGCGCTCCTTCGCCGGCGAGCAGCAGACGCGGACGTACAGTCTGATGACCAGCTGGCGCAACGACAGCAGCATCCTCGACATCGCCAACCGCGTGCTCGAGCCGCTGCAGCGGCCCGGCCTGGACGTGCCCCCGCTCGAGCCGCGCCCCGGCGCCGGCGCGGGAGTCGTCGACGTGCGCTTCGCGTTCACCGTCGACGATGAGGCCGCGGAGGTCGCGCGCTGGTTCGCCGAGCGCCGCGCCGTCCACGCCGCGTCGGCCGACCCCGGCGAGAAGCCGCACACCGGTGCGATCCTGTTCCGTTCCAAGCGGCACATGCAGACCTTCGCGGGGGCGCTCGCCGCCGAGGGCATCCCGCATCGCATCCTGGGACTGGGCGGCCTGCTCGCCACGCCCGAGGTCGTCGACGTCGTCTCGGTGCTGCGGGCCGTTCACGACCCGAACGCCGGGTCCGCACTCATCCGGCTGCTGGTCGGGCCGCGATTCGGCATCGGGGTGGCCGACATGGCGGCGCTGTACGACCTCGCCTCCGAGCTCTCCCGCCGAGACAGCGCGCTGCTGCCGCTGCCCGACGATCTGCGAGCCCGCATCCGCTCCTCCCGCGGGGCCGACGAGGCGGTCTCGATCGTGGACGCCGTGGATGTGGTGCGCAGCCTGCGCGACGACTACCGCCTGCTCGAGGGGATCACGCCCGAGGGGCGGGCTCGCCTGCGTGCCGCGGGCGAGATGCTCGAGCGGCTGCGCCGGGCGGCCACCCAGCCGATTCCCGAGCTGATCCGCATGATCGAGCTCGAGCTGCGACTGGACATCGAGTTGGCCACCAACGAGACCCGCGGACCGGCCCGCGTGGCCGCCACCCAGCTGCGCGCGTTCGCCGACGAGGTGCGTGCCTTTCTCTCGGCCGATCAGCGCGGCACGATCGGCAGCCTGATCGCCTGGCTCGACAAGGCCGAGAGCACCGACGAGCTCATGCCCCGCCCCGAGCCGCCCGAGCCCGGCGTCGTGCAGCTGCTCACCATCCACGGCTCGAAGGGCCTGGAGTGGGACGCGGTCGCGGTGGTGCGCATGGTCGACGACGAACTGCCCTCCCGCGTGAACGACACGTCTGGCTGGTTCGGTTTCGGGATGCTGCCGTTCGCGCTGCGCGGCGACGCCGATGCGCTGCCCGTCTTCGCGTGGTCGCCGCCCCCGTATGATCCGGCCGAGCCGGTGAAGAGCGTCAAGGCCGGCATCGCATCGCTGACCAGTTCGAGCAAGGCCGCGCCGGGAGCACTCACGGTCTTCAAGGGTGAGTACCGCGACTATCAGCGTCAGGAGGAGCGCCGGCTCGCCTACGTGGCGGTCACCCGCGCCCGCACCGACCTGCTGCTGACGGGCGCGCACTGGGCGGGGCAGAAGAGCCCCCGCACGCCGAGCCCGTATCTGCTCGAGGCCATAGACGTGCTCGGCCTCGAGCCGATCGGCACGGTGGACACCGACGACAACCCCTATGCGGGGGCGGGGATGACGACCCAGTGGCCGCTCGACCCGCTGGGCGGGCGCCGCGCGGTCGTGACGACGGCCGCCGAATTCGTGCGCGACGCCCTCGACCGTGCCGACGACATCGAACCGAGTGTCGAGCTCAGCCGCCTGCTGGCGGAGCGCGAGGCCCGGATGCGCGGTGTGGACGCCGCACCGCCGACCCGGTTGCCGGCCTCGCGGTTCAAGGACTACATCACCGACTTCGATGGCACACTGGGCCGCATCGTGCGCCCCATGCCGGAGCGACCGTACCGGCAGACCCGCCTGGGTACGCTGTTCCACGCCTGGGTCGAACGGCGCAGCGAGCAGGTCGGCGTCGGTGCGCGCATCGACGAGGGGCTGTGGGAGATCGATGACGACGCGCCGGAATCCGCGGACGTCTCCGCGGCTGATGCGGCGGATCTCGACAGGCTGCAGCAGACGTTCGAGCAGAGCGAATGGGCGTCGCTGCGCCCGATCGCCGTGGAGATCGAGATCGACTTCGCGTTCGCCGACGGGCACATCGTCATCTGCAAACTCGATGCCGTGTATCGCCGCGACGATCGCGGCGGACGCATCGAGATCGTCGACTGGAAGACCGGACGCGCACCGCGCACGGCCCAGGAGCGCGAAGAGCGGATGCTGCAGCTCGCGCTGTACCGCCTGGCGTATCACCGCCGGTTCGGGGTTCCGCTCGACGAGATCGACGTCGCGCTGTACTACGTCGCGGACGACCTCGTCATCCGCGGAGACCGGGTCTACTCCGAGGCGGAGTTGGTCCAGCGCTGGAGCGCGGCGCGCGCGGCGCGCTGA
- a CDS encoding phosphotransferase, translating to MARSPFTLVAAVTAALPGAEVVGARALTSDGDGRFDSAIATLADGRELVIRVAEDDVAARELAEESLALRALTAGAREMLPFQVPTYLGETRVGEARALVADLLPGFQIDAAHIPGGRGAAHSVGAAIAAVHALPASVVRAAGLTVRDAAGVRAEIQQLIDRAASTGRVPARLTSRWRDAASDDELWHFEATVILAGIQAPSFLFEDDPDEGPQVTGMLGWRGLTVGDPAEDLAWLSGAPEAADDIHGAYVAASGRATDDALRVRARLHAELEFARWLVHGHDLRRPDIVDDAAALLESLSDGLRSDDLRVVAAYTGGVDSALDVLDRTPDTVPAVADTSMQTDAYRPEDLWPGEDESDAEVGEADEATTEADDAPSVGHDAPREDDDSSSSQWEQPTQDLSDIAGVRGSNHSVPQAETGTDDASAAQPSDIDSAEEAQRAARAALQRWTNSASE from the coding sequence ATGGCACGCTCACCTTTCACTCTAGTGGCGGCGGTCACGGCCGCACTGCCCGGGGCGGAGGTCGTCGGCGCCCGCGCCCTGACCTCGGACGGGGACGGCAGGTTCGATTCCGCGATCGCCACTCTCGCCGACGGGCGCGAGCTCGTCATCCGCGTCGCGGAGGACGATGTGGCGGCCCGGGAACTGGCCGAGGAGTCGCTAGCGCTGCGGGCCCTGACCGCCGGCGCGCGGGAGATGCTACCGTTCCAGGTTCCGACCTACCTCGGCGAAACCCGCGTCGGCGAGGCGCGTGCGCTGGTGGCCGATCTGCTGCCGGGGTTCCAGATCGACGCTGCGCACATCCCCGGTGGCCGCGGAGCGGCGCACTCGGTCGGAGCCGCCATCGCCGCGGTGCATGCACTGCCGGCATCCGTCGTGCGGGCGGCCGGGCTGACCGTGCGGGATGCCGCGGGCGTCCGCGCCGAGATCCAGCAGCTGATCGATCGCGCAGCGTCGACAGGGCGTGTGCCCGCGCGTCTGACGTCGCGCTGGCGGGATGCCGCCTCGGACGACGAGCTGTGGCATTTCGAGGCGACTGTCATCCTCGCGGGGATCCAGGCGCCGTCGTTCCTCTTCGAGGACGACCCCGACGAGGGTCCGCAGGTGACCGGCATGCTCGGCTGGCGCGGACTCACCGTCGGCGATCCGGCCGAGGATCTCGCCTGGCTCTCGGGCGCACCCGAAGCCGCCGATGACATCCACGGCGCCTACGTCGCGGCCTCTGGCCGCGCCACCGATGACGCGCTGCGGGTGCGCGCTCGCTTGCACGCCGAGCTGGAGTTCGCACGCTGGCTGGTGCACGGGCACGATCTGCGCCGCCCCGACATCGTCGACGATGCGGCGGCGCTGCTGGAGTCGCTCTCGGATGGACTGCGCAGCGATGATCTGCGTGTCGTGGCCGCCTACACGGGCGGTGTCGATTCCGCGCTCGACGTGCTCGATCGCACCCCCGACACGGTGCCGGCCGTCGCCGACACGTCGATGCAGACCGATGCGTACCGCCCCGAGGACCTCTGGCCGGGCGAAGACGAATCGGATGCCGAAGTCGGCGAGGCCGACGAGGCGACGACGGAGGCGGACGACGCCCCTTCGGTCGGGCACGATGCCCCACGCGAGGACGACGACTCGTCTTCCTCGCAGTGGGAGCAGCCCACGCAGGATCTCTCCGACATCGCCGGCGTGCGCGGATCGAACCACAGCGTGCCCCAGGCCGAGACAGGGACGGACGACGCCTCCGCGGCTCAGCCTTCGGACATCGACTCCGCCGAGGAGGCTCAGCGCGCCGCGCGCGCCGCGCTCCAGCGCTGGACCAACTCCGCCTCGGAGTAG
- the nudC gene encoding NAD(+) diphosphatase, producing MTAKRDILDRAAELRVEPEVIDRLRKEPGTRVVVVREGRLRVVDDTVVRTDAGSVGEADWALLGRDHDGRALLLASVPPVTDSIDSAPEETWLGLRDAGGRLDAHDADLFVTAIALAAWLVDVRHCPSCGTALELQQAGWSRRCATCSSDHFPRTDPAVIVAVESPDGERLLLGANANWRGRMHSCFAGFVEAGESLEDTVHREIAEEAGVQLRDLRYVSSQAWPYPRSLMLGFRAVAVDEQTKPDGEEIIEVRWLTREEIGRSLAGDGPVGLPGPASIARRLIVDWYEDGARRVSDMQSDGSTPA from the coding sequence ATGACCGCGAAGCGGGACATCCTCGACCGTGCGGCTGAGCTGCGCGTCGAGCCGGAGGTCATCGACCGGCTGCGAAAGGAACCGGGCACCCGGGTCGTCGTCGTCCGTGAAGGGCGGCTGCGGGTCGTGGACGACACCGTCGTGCGCACCGACGCCGGCAGCGTCGGCGAAGCCGACTGGGCGCTGCTCGGACGCGACCACGACGGCAGGGCGCTGCTGCTGGCATCCGTCCCGCCCGTCACCGACAGCATCGACAGCGCCCCCGAGGAGACCTGGCTGGGCCTGCGGGATGCCGGCGGTCGGCTCGACGCGCACGACGCCGACCTGTTCGTCACCGCGATCGCACTCGCCGCCTGGCTCGTCGACGTGCGCCACTGCCCGTCGTGCGGCACGGCACTCGAGCTGCAGCAGGCCGGCTGGTCGCGGCGCTGCGCGACCTGCAGCAGCGACCACTTCCCGCGCACCGACCCGGCGGTGATCGTCGCGGTGGAGAGCCCCGACGGTGAACGGCTGCTGCTCGGAGCCAACGCGAACTGGCGCGGACGGATGCACTCCTGCTTCGCGGGCTTCGTCGAAGCGGGGGAGTCGCTGGAGGACACTGTGCACCGCGAGATCGCCGAGGAGGCGGGTGTGCAGCTGCGAGACCTGCGCTACGTGTCCTCGCAGGCCTGGCCCTACCCGCGCTCGCTCATGCTCGGATTCCGTGCTGTCGCCGTCGACGAGCAGACGAAGCCGGACGGGGAGGAGATCATCGAGGTGCGCTGGCTGACCCGCGAAGAGATCGGCCGATCCCTCGCAGGCGACGGACCGGTCGGGCTGCCCGGACCCGCGTCGATCGCGCGGCGGCTCATCGTCGACTGGTACGAAGATGGCGCTCGCCGCGTGTCCGATATGCAGTCGGACGGGAGCACACCGGCGTGA
- a CDS encoding ATP-dependent helicase: MSALDALDERQREAASVLRGPVAVLAGAGTGKTRVITHRIAHGVDTGAYTPARVLALTFTTKAAGEMRGRLRALGVRGVTARTIHSAALAQLNYFWPTLAGDTAPRIIDNKVRMLGQAADAMGIRPSTSTLRDIASEIEWRKVSMLSIDQYAQQERPISGIRPEQLLELQARYEAFKDDRRQLDFEDVLLACAGMLETEDRVAATVREQYRHFTVDEYQDVSPLQNRLIELWLGDRRDICVVGDASQTIYSFAGAQQRHLLEFEKRYPDATVVRLETNYRSRAPILAAANALMKGRPGALELVPADAATGGEAPAVIAYDTEREEADGVAAAVAARIADGVSPADIAILYRAHAQSAVLQQALAARGIATSVLGGKRFFDMPEVRQAVLALRGAAVAPSDAGFLPAVRDVLRGLGLTEEPPAAGGAQRDGWEARRAILRLAEEAPEGTTLRVFADELMARAKDQHEPTLRTVTLSTLHAAKGLEWPHVLLAGWAEGALPISYASTFEQVDEERRLAYVGITRAARTLSISWSRSAGRGERAPSRFLAEIGTTGRGTGILRDTAPTARRAVRPD, from the coding sequence GTGAGTGCGCTGGACGCCCTCGATGAGCGCCAGCGCGAAGCGGCATCCGTGCTGCGCGGCCCTGTGGCCGTGCTCGCCGGTGCCGGCACCGGCAAGACCCGCGTCATCACGCACCGCATCGCGCACGGCGTCGACACCGGCGCGTACACGCCCGCCCGCGTGCTCGCGCTCACGTTCACGACCAAGGCCGCAGGCGAGATGCGCGGCCGGCTGCGGGCACTCGGCGTCCGCGGCGTCACGGCACGCACGATCCACAGCGCGGCCCTCGCCCAGCTGAATTACTTCTGGCCGACCCTCGCCGGCGACACCGCCCCCCGCATCATCGACAACAAGGTGCGGATGCTGGGTCAGGCGGCCGACGCGATGGGCATCCGGCCCAGCACGTCGACGCTGCGCGACATCGCCTCCGAGATCGAGTGGCGCAAGGTGTCGATGCTCTCGATCGACCAGTACGCGCAGCAGGAGCGGCCGATCAGCGGCATCCGACCCGAGCAGCTGCTCGAGCTGCAGGCCCGTTACGAGGCGTTCAAGGACGACCGGCGCCAGCTGGACTTCGAGGACGTGCTGCTCGCCTGCGCGGGCATGCTCGAGACCGAGGACCGCGTCGCCGCGACGGTGCGCGAGCAGTACCGGCACTTCACCGTCGACGAGTACCAGGATGTGTCGCCGCTGCAGAACCGGCTGATCGAGCTGTGGCTCGGCGACCGCCGCGACATCTGCGTCGTCGGCGACGCCAGCCAGACCATCTACTCCTTCGCGGGCGCGCAGCAGCGGCATCTGCTCGAGTTCGAGAAGCGGTATCCGGACGCGACGGTGGTGCGGCTCGAGACGAACTACCGCTCCCGGGCGCCGATCCTCGCGGCGGCGAACGCGCTGATGAAGGGCCGCCCCGGCGCGCTCGAGCTCGTGCCGGCGGATGCCGCCACCGGCGGCGAAGCGCCCGCCGTGATCGCCTACGACACCGAGCGCGAGGAGGCGGATGGCGTCGCCGCGGCCGTCGCCGCGCGCATCGCCGACGGCGTCTCACCCGCCGACATCGCGATCCTCTACCGTGCGCACGCCCAGTCGGCAGTGCTGCAGCAGGCGCTCGCCGCCCGCGGCATCGCGACCAGCGTGCTCGGCGGAAAGCGGTTCTTCGACATGCCCGAGGTGCGGCAGGCGGTGCTCGCCCTGCGCGGCGCCGCGGTGGCGCCTTCGGATGCCGGATTCCTGCCGGCGGTGCGCGACGTGCTGCGCGGACTGGGGCTGACCGAGGAGCCGCCTGCCGCGGGCGGCGCGCAGCGCGACGGGTGGGAGGCACGCCGCGCGATCCTGCGGCTGGCCGAAGAGGCGCCGGAGGGGACGACGCTGCGCGTGTTCGCCGACGAGTTGATGGCGCGGGCGAAGGACCAGCACGAGCCGACCCTGCGCACGGTGACGCTGTCGACGCTGCACGCGGCGAAGGGCCTGGAGTGGCCGCATGTGCTGCTCGCCGGCTGGGCGGAGGGTGCCCTGCCGATCTCGTATGCGTCGACCTTCGAGCAGGTCGATGAGGAGCGGCGCCTGGCGTATGTGGGGATCACGCGGGCTGCGCGTACGCTGTCGATCTCGTGGTCGCGGAGCGCGGGGCGGGGGGAGCGGGCTCCGTCGCGTTTTCTCGCGGAGATCGGGACGACAGGTCGCGGCACCGGCATCCTGCGTGATACCGCACCGACCGCCAGACGAGCCGTCCGTCCGGACTGA